The following proteins come from a genomic window of Bactrocera dorsalis isolate Fly_Bdor chromosome 6, ASM2337382v1, whole genome shotgun sequence:
- the LOC125779149 gene encoding uncharacterized protein LOC125779149 encodes MVICSTRFQHKKIHQATWVSPDRKTTNQNDHVVIDGRHVSSVLDVRALRGPNIDSDHYIVAAKIRTRLCAAKNARQQTQGRFDVEKLQSQQTAERFSTRLALLLSESTRQQLGIRELWDGISNSLRTAATETIGFRKVQKNSWYDEECRVAAERKQAAYLATLRSTTTRAGWDRYRELKREARRICRQKKKEAEMREYEQLDKLADRGNARKFYEKVRRLTEGFKTGAYSCRTPQGDLATDAQSILKLWREHFSSLLNGSERTTPGEGEPDTPIDDDGADVPLPDHEKVRIAITHLKNNKAAGADGLPAELFKPGSEQLIRSMHQLLCKI; translated from the exons atggttatctgtagtactagattccagcataagaagatacatcaagctacctgggtgtctccggatcgaaaaactaccaaccagaacgatcatgttgtgatagacggaagacacgtttccagtgttttagatgtgcgtgcgctccgaggtcctaacatcgactcggaccactatattgttgcagccaaaattcgcacccgcctctgtgcagcaaaaaacgcacgccaacaaacacaaggaaggttcgacgtcgagaagctgcaatcacaacagacagccgaacgattttctactcggcttgcactcctgctctctgagagcactcgtcaacaactcggtataagggaactgtgggacggcatttcaaactccttacgtacagctgcaaccgaaaccattggttttcggaaagtgcaaaagaacagctggtacgacgaggagtgccgtgtcgcagcggagagaaaacaggctgcctacctcgcaacgttacgatcgaccacaacacgtgcgggatgggatagataccgagagttgaagagggaagcgagacgcatttgcagacagaagaagaaagaggccgaaatgcgtgagtacgaacagctcgataagctggccgacaggggtaatgctcgaaaattctacgaaaaggtgcggcggcttacagaaggtttcaagaccggagcatactcctgtagaaccccccaag gtgatctagccaccgatgcccagagcatacttaaattatggagggaacacttctccagcctgctgaatggcagtgaacgcacaacaccaggagaaggcgaacccgataccccaatcgatgacgatggagcagacgttccattgcccgaccatgaaaaagttcgaatagcaattacccacctgaagaacaataaagcggcaggggcggatggattgccggccgagctattcaaacccGGCAGCGAacaactgataagaagcatgcatcagcttctttgtaaaatatag